One part of the Streptomyces sp. AM 2-1-1 genome encodes these proteins:
- a CDS encoding histidine kinase, which produces MRRFLAPLAAPVTYSRWIHLISPMAPISVWLFISPGVPWEIALLAVPVGLLPVMRLGEGVQAQLLLTPGERSRSDATISVAPASTWGEKWRTVLWLELRLLLSLVVGVATVWLPATSVDAVMAASGSGTDHGGIFRLLEPHAWYVVLIPLPLLLLLALVVLCGRLATAAARRLLGPSRSERMSALEELTEQLLERNRIARELHDSIGHALTVAVVQAGAACTADDPEFTRRALTAIEETSRAALEDLERVLRVLREPGAPADRRPTLVSVEHLLDSARGSGVAVDAQVTGHLGHLPDALSREGYRILQESLTNALRHAGRVPVRVRIGVEKDHLELDVRNPLTAASPRSSRGHGLRGMRERAKLLGGSARVGPREGEWQVRVSLPLRHIG; this is translated from the coding sequence ATGCGCCGTTTCCTCGCCCCGCTGGCCGCGCCGGTCACCTACAGCCGCTGGATCCATCTCATCAGTCCGATGGCCCCCATCAGTGTGTGGCTCTTCATCTCCCCGGGTGTGCCGTGGGAGATCGCGCTGCTGGCGGTGCCCGTCGGTCTCCTCCCGGTGATGCGTCTGGGGGAAGGCGTTCAGGCGCAGTTGCTGCTCACCCCCGGGGAGCGGAGCCGGTCCGACGCGACCATCTCCGTCGCGCCTGCCTCCACCTGGGGGGAGAAATGGCGGACCGTGCTCTGGCTCGAACTGCGCCTGCTGCTCTCGCTCGTCGTCGGTGTGGCCACGGTCTGGCTGCCCGCTACGTCCGTCGACGCCGTGATGGCCGCTTCGGGGAGCGGCACCGACCACGGCGGCATATTCCGGTTGCTCGAGCCCCATGCGTGGTACGTGGTCCTCATCCCGCTCCCTCTTCTCCTGTTGCTCGCCCTCGTGGTTCTTTGCGGACGGCTCGCCACGGCCGCTGCCCGCCGGCTGCTGGGGCCGTCCAGGTCGGAACGCATGTCGGCGCTGGAGGAACTCACGGAGCAGCTTCTAGAACGCAACCGCATCGCGCGCGAGCTCCACGACTCCATCGGTCACGCACTCACGGTCGCGGTGGTGCAGGCGGGCGCCGCTTGCACGGCGGACGACCCGGAGTTCACCCGTCGCGCGCTCACGGCCATCGAAGAGACGAGTCGCGCGGCCCTCGAAGATCTGGAACGTGTACTCCGTGTGCTGCGCGAGCCGGGAGCACCTGCCGATCGACGCCCGACCCTGGTCTCGGTCGAGCATCTCCTCGACTCCGCGCGGGGATCCGGCGTCGCCGTGGACGCCCAGGTGACCGGGCACCTCGGCCACCTGCCCGATGCGTTGTCCCGGGAGGGATATCGCATCCTGCAGGAGTCACTCACCAACGCGCTGCGTCACGCCGGCCGGGTCCCCGTCCGCGTGCGTATCGGCGTCGAGAAGGACCACCTGGAACTCGACGTGCGCAATCCGCTGACCGCCGCCTCCCCGCGCTCATCACGGGGCCATGGGCTGCGAGGAATGCGAGAACGCGCGAAGCTGCTGGGCGGCAGCGCCAGAGTCGGTCCGCGCGAGGGCGAATGGCAGGTCCGTGTGAGCCTGCCGCTCCGGCACATAGGGTGA
- a CDS encoding ATP-binding cassette domain-containing protein codes for MTSIEVHQLTKDYGSTRAVDRLTFCAEPGRVTGFLGPNGAGKSTTMRLILGLDRPSLGTATVAGRPYATLDKPLCVVGSLLDAGAAHGSRTARDHLLALAVSNGISPRRIATALEEAGLAAVAARRIKTFSSGMRQRLGIAAALLGDPTAVMLDEPSNGLDPEGIIWLRELLKRLAREGRTVLVSSHVLSELSACADHLIILGGGRLLADTKTDEFLASRSRPRVHLRTTEWERLRAVLVRRGYDTTESGGGGCWIEGARAGEVGALAAAEHIPLLELSEERITLEEAYLALTADTAEFATAVPNARQEA; via the coding sequence ATGACCAGCATCGAAGTACACCAGCTCACGAAGGACTACGGATCCACCCGCGCGGTGGACCGGCTCACCTTCTGCGCGGAGCCAGGCCGCGTCACCGGCTTCCTCGGACCCAACGGCGCCGGAAAGTCCACCACGATGCGGCTGATCCTCGGCCTGGACCGCCCTTCCCTCGGCACGGCGACGGTGGCTGGGCGACCCTATGCCACGCTCGACAAGCCATTGTGCGTGGTCGGTTCGCTGCTCGATGCCGGCGCCGCCCACGGATCGCGCACCGCACGCGACCATCTCCTCGCCCTCGCCGTGAGCAACGGCATCTCGCCCCGGAGAATCGCCACCGCGCTGGAAGAGGCCGGCCTCGCCGCAGTCGCCGCACGGCGGATCAAGACGTTCTCATCCGGTATGCGCCAGCGGCTGGGCATAGCCGCCGCGCTGCTGGGCGATCCCACCGCCGTGATGCTGGACGAGCCGTCCAATGGACTCGACCCGGAAGGGATCATCTGGCTGCGCGAGTTGCTGAAACGACTGGCCCGGGAGGGCCGGACGGTTCTGGTGTCCAGCCATGTGCTGAGTGAGCTCTCTGCCTGCGCCGATCACCTGATCATTCTCGGCGGCGGCAGGCTCCTCGCCGACACGAAGACGGACGAGTTCCTCGCATCCCGCAGCCGCCCCAGGGTGCACCTTCGTACCACCGAGTGGGAGCGCCTCCGCGCCGTGCTCGTCCGCAGGGGATACGACACGACGGAGTCCGGTGGCGGAGGGTGCTGGATCGAGGGCGCCCGCGCCGGTGAAGTCGGGGCGCTCGCCGCAGCCGAACACATCCCACTCCTGGAGCTCAGCGAGGAACGGATCACCCTGGAAGAGGCATACCTCGCTCTCACGGCGGACACCGCCGAGTTCGCCACCGCCGTCCCTAACGCACGTCAGGAGGCCTGA
- a CDS encoding ABC transporter permease, with protein MSHTAGAVVRSEWVKARSVRAVHGSLTAVFVVTVAIALLVSATIGQSEVDEPDVDLVFSAFYALNFGQIAAIAFGATALSSEFTGGALRVSLTAVPRRGVFYAAKMAVVGVAALIVGEVAGLSSFLLGQSFMGDFAIGLGHPGALRAVLGSGVYLALMALFAAGLTALLRSAVLVLSILIPFILLVSFVVGDMSAGVADFFPDRAGQTILHENPPGSLGPWSGLAVTAVWASAAVLAGWWSIRSRDV; from the coding sequence ATGTCGCACACCGCTGGCGCGGTCGTTCGCTCCGAGTGGGTCAAGGCAAGATCCGTACGCGCCGTCCATGGCTCTCTCACGGCGGTGTTCGTGGTCACGGTGGCCATCGCCCTCCTCGTCTCCGCCACGATCGGACAGAGCGAGGTCGACGAGCCCGACGTCGATCTGGTGTTCAGTGCCTTCTACGCGCTGAACTTCGGTCAGATCGCCGCCATCGCCTTCGGTGCGACCGCTCTCTCCTCCGAATTCACCGGCGGAGCCCTCCGGGTGTCTCTGACGGCCGTGCCGCGCCGTGGAGTGTTCTACGCCGCGAAGATGGCGGTCGTCGGGGTGGCCGCGCTGATCGTGGGAGAAGTCGCCGGCCTCAGCAGCTTCCTTCTGGGGCAATCGTTCATGGGCGACTTCGCGATCGGGCTGGGACATCCCGGTGCCCTGCGAGCCGTTCTGGGCAGCGGCGTCTATCTCGCGCTCATGGCCCTCTTCGCGGCAGGACTCACGGCGCTGCTGCGGAGCGCGGTACTGGTGCTCAGCATCCTCATTCCGTTCATCCTGCTCGTGTCGTTCGTCGTAGGGGACATGTCAGCCGGAGTGGCCGACTTCTTCCCCGACCGAGCGGGCCAGACGATTCTCCACGAGAACCCACCGGGCAGTCTCGGCCCATGGAGCGGTCTGGCGGTGACCGCCGTATGGGCATCCGCCGCGGTGCTTGCCGGCTGGTGGTCGATACGTTCCAGGGACGTCTGA
- the mug gene encoding G/U mismatch-specific DNA glycosylase, translating into MTPEELAAARDRIVPDVVAGGLRVLFCGINPSLMTAATGHHFAHPGNRFWPVLHLSGFTPRRLAPAEQGELPAYGLGITNVVARATARADELSVEEYRAGGHALVTKVGELRPQWLAVVGVTAYRTAFQERRARIGPQERTIGAARVWVLPNPSGLNAHWTVASMAEEYGRLRAAVDAASPAAPDPNRA; encoded by the coding sequence ATGACGCCCGAGGAGCTGGCCGCCGCCCGTGACCGCATCGTCCCCGATGTGGTCGCGGGCGGTCTGCGCGTGCTGTTCTGCGGCATCAATCCCAGCCTCATGACTGCCGCGACCGGTCATCACTTCGCTCACCCCGGCAATCGCTTCTGGCCTGTGCTCCACCTCTCCGGCTTCACGCCCCGCAGGTTGGCTCCGGCCGAGCAGGGCGAACTCCCTGCCTACGGCCTGGGCATCACCAATGTCGTCGCGCGGGCCACCGCCCGAGCGGATGAGCTGAGCGTGGAGGAGTACCGCGCGGGCGGCCACGCTCTCGTCACGAAGGTCGGGGAACTGCGGCCCCAGTGGCTGGCCGTCGTCGGTGTGACGGCTTACCGAACGGCCTTCCAGGAGCGTCGAGCCCGGATCGGTCCGCAGGAACGGACCATCGGCGCCGCCCGGGTGTGGGTGCTCCCCAACCCCAGCGGGCTCAATGCCCACTGGACCGTTGCCTCCATGGCCGAGGAGTACGGCCGACTCCGCGCTGCCGTGGACGCTGCCTCACCTGCCGCACCGGACCCGAACCGGGCGTAG
- the purB gene encoding adenylosuccinate lyase has protein sequence MTAVSAKPRIPNVLAGRYASTELAVLWSPEQKVKLERQLWLAVLRAQKDLGIEVPDAALADYERVLDQVDLASIAEREKVTRHDVKARIEEFNALAGHEQVHKGMTSRDLTENVEQLQIRLSLELMRDRTVAVLARLGKLAGEYRELVMAGRSHNVAAQATTLGKRFATGADELLVAYGRLEELLGRYPLRGIKGPVGTAQDMLDLLGGDTAKLAELEQRIAGHLGFANAFTSVGQVYPRSLDYDVVTALVQLAAAPSSVSKTIRLMAGHELVTEGFKPGQVGSSAMPHKMNTRSCERVNGLMVILRGYASMTGELAGDQWNEGDVSCSVVRRVALPDAFFAFDGLLETFLTVLDEFGAFPAVVARELDRYLPFLATTKVLMGAVRAGVGREVAHEAIKENAVASALAMREQGAERNELLDKLAADERIPLDREQLDALMADKLSFTGAAGDQVTTVVNRIEAIVKEHPAAAGYAPGSIL, from the coding sequence CTTGCCGGCCGCTACGCCTCCACGGAGCTGGCCGTTCTCTGGTCCCCCGAGCAGAAGGTGAAGCTGGAGCGTCAGCTGTGGCTGGCGGTGCTGCGTGCTCAGAAGGACCTCGGGATCGAGGTTCCCGACGCGGCGCTCGCCGATTACGAGCGGGTACTCGACCAAGTCGACCTCGCCTCCATCGCCGAGCGGGAGAAGGTCACCCGCCACGACGTGAAGGCCCGTATCGAGGAGTTCAACGCCCTCGCCGGGCACGAGCAGGTGCACAAGGGCATGACCTCCCGGGACCTCACCGAGAACGTGGAGCAGCTCCAGATCCGCCTCTCGCTGGAGCTCATGCGCGACCGCACGGTGGCGGTGCTGGCACGGCTGGGCAAGCTGGCGGGTGAGTACCGCGAGCTCGTCATGGCGGGCCGCTCCCACAACGTGGCCGCACAGGCCACCACGCTCGGCAAGCGGTTCGCGACCGGTGCCGACGAGCTGCTCGTCGCGTACGGGCGCCTGGAGGAGCTGCTCGGCCGCTATCCGCTCCGCGGCATCAAGGGCCCGGTCGGTACCGCGCAGGACATGCTGGATCTGCTGGGTGGCGACACCGCCAAACTCGCCGAGCTGGAGCAGCGCATCGCGGGCCACCTGGGCTTCGCCAACGCCTTCACCTCGGTCGGTCAGGTCTACCCGCGCTCCCTCGACTACGACGTGGTGACCGCTCTCGTGCAGCTGGCCGCCGCGCCGTCGTCGGTCTCCAAGACGATCCGCCTCATGGCGGGGCACGAGCTGGTCACCGAGGGCTTCAAGCCCGGCCAGGTCGGGTCGTCCGCAATGCCGCACAAGATGAACACCCGGTCCTGCGAGCGCGTCAACGGCCTCATGGTCATCCTGCGCGGCTACGCGTCGATGACCGGGGAACTGGCCGGCGACCAGTGGAACGAGGGCGACGTCTCCTGCTCGGTGGTCCGCCGGGTGGCCCTGCCGGACGCGTTCTTCGCTTTCGACGGCCTGCTGGAGACCTTCCTCACGGTCCTGGACGAGTTCGGCGCCTTCCCCGCCGTGGTGGCGCGCGAGCTCGACCGCTACCTGCCCTTCCTCGCGACCACCAAGGTCCTCATGGGCGCGGTGCGGGCCGGAGTCGGGCGCGAGGTCGCGCACGAAGCGATCAAGGAGAACGCGGTGGCCTCGGCGCTCGCGATGCGGGAGCAGGGCGCCGAACGCAACGAGCTCTTGGACAAGCTGGCGGCCGACGAGCGCATCCCGCTGGACCGCGAGCAGCTGGACGCCCTGATGGCGGACAAGCTGTCGTTCACCGGCGCAGCCGGCGACCAGGTCACGACGGTGGTCAACCGGATCGAGGCCATCGTCAAGGAGCACCCGGCAGCCGCCGGTTACGCCCCCGGCTCCATTCTCTGA